CCCGGCGTATTTTGTGTGCCCGCTTCATATCGGTCCGGCCGAACGTTCGGCTGCTCCGCCGATTCGGATTGGCTGCCGGTTCCGCCGTGCAGCAGCGGCGTAATGTCCAGCTCAGGGCTGATATATAATCCGCCGGTTCCCTGCGGTCCCAGCAGCCCTTTATGACCGGGGAAAGCAAGCATATCAATATTCATCTGCCCAACATCAATTTCCAGCAGGCCGGCGGTTTGCGCAGCATCCACCAGCAGCTTGACGCCTTTGCGGCGTGCCAATTCCCCAATTTCGGCCAGCGGCACGATCGATCCGAGCAAATTTGAGCTGTGGTTTACGATGATGAGACTCGTATCGGGCCGCAGCTCCTCTTCGATTTGAGATACGTTAACCATTCCGTGCGGATCGGTTTTCACATAGGATACTTTAACACCCTGGGTTTGTTTCAAAAATTCGAGCGGTCTTCGAACCGAATTATGTTCAATATTCGTAGCGACGACATGATCGCCTTTTTTCACAAACCCCTTAATTGCCATATTCAGACCCATCGTCGTATTCATCGTAAAAGCAATATCGTTTGCATTAGCAATATGAAACAATTTTGCCAGCTTGAATCTGGCATCAAACAAAACCCGGCTGGCACGCACTGCCATCTGATGACTTCCTCGTCCCGGATTCGCCGCATCGTTTAACATCGTCTGCATTACCGCTTCCGCAACCTCAGGAGGCTTTGGCCAGGAAGTCGCAGCATGGTCGAGATAGATCACTTCCTTATTATGCATTCCGCAAAAACCTCCATTAACATCAACATTCCCCTTCTGTTAATAATAGCATACTCATGGCCCGATTTCTAAAATCAACCGGACTACGAGTATGCTACTTGGGATGTCTATTTCTTCATTAAAAAGATCAGGCAAATTGTTTTAACAGCTCCAACAATCGCTCCAAATCCTGTTTATTGTAATAAAGAAGTTCGATTCGCCCTTTATCTTTTTGCTGTTTGATTTTCACCGTCGTTTTGAACTGATTGCGCAAGCTTTCTTCAAGCTGCTCGATGTATGGATCTCGTTTTTTTGCTGTAGGCTTTACTTTTAACGGCGTTTTTTGATCCAGCTTTTGGATCTCTTCTTCCAGTTCGCGAACGCTCCATTCCTGATCAATCGCATGCTCCGCCAGTTCATTCCGCTTGCGTTCGTCCTTGATGCCTACGAGCGCTCTTGCATGTCCCATTGATAATGTTCCACGTGAAACATTTTCT
This genomic window from Paenibacillus humicola contains:
- a CDS encoding aminotransferase class V-fold PLP-dependent enzyme, with the protein product MHNKEVIYLDHAATSWPKPPEVAEAVMQTMLNDAANPGRGSHQMAVRASRVLFDARFKLAKLFHIANANDIAFTMNTTMGLNMAIKGFVKKGDHVVATNIEHNSVRRPLEFLKQTQGVKVSYVKTDPHGMVNVSQIEEELRPDTSLIIVNHSSNLLGSIVPLAEIGELARRKGVKLLVDAAQTAGLLEIDVGQMNIDMLAFPGHKGLLGPQGTGGLYISPELDITPLLHGGTGSQSESAEQPNVRPDRYEAGTQNTPGIAGLAAGVRFVMQETVANIHAREWSLTQRMMEGLRELDGIKLLGPGLGQPRTGIVSFVLEGVDPSETAFILDQHYHIAVRSGFHCTPLAHETAGTLETGAIRASVGCFTTEQEVDSLIAAVKEIKQHYR